In one Candidatus Poribacteria bacterium genomic region, the following are encoded:
- a CDS encoding ankyrin repeat domain-containing protein, with translation MKVLKKMRYIFGVLLVVPLLFSGTPVVHGFATDGFSPHHLEVKVLMPHIFKPQWKIGYRYHIDCKPEERQNGKELEDAMSASLRSWLEPLKELQPGRPIVDRFVYELQPDFDPNQFNQFDRNQPEDVDRIREILREEFGDIDLRVTFECTLAPTSFARIGELFPPMVVMRMGTTEVTPMMLAVLTHEFGHAFGLLDTYVVHPDALPSLGGLKQTIGTQPASVMAALLDDNPLTIGEDDKRGIIWLYKYHHENLAPGDCFFDDYVSVEYGRTTGGCEPRYPFIFETKHNPPEYALQLLEDDPAIDINAQDVGGMTALHYAVMYEKVEIVQALLAHEDIKPSLKNKQGQIPLDTAHAANHIAIINMFPKNKQDHTPLDVAPGTNLTTTWGAMKQQ, from the coding sequence ATGAAAGTTTTGAAAAAAATGAGATATATCTTCGGTGTGCTGCTGGTAGTGCCCCTGCTCTTCAGCGGCACGCCCGTAGTACATGGATTCGCGACAGACGGCTTTTCACCGCATCACCTTGAAGTGAAAGTGTTGATGCCCCATATTTTCAAACCGCAGTGGAAGATCGGATACCGTTATCACATAGATTGTAAGCCAGAAGAAAGACAAAACGGCAAGGAACTGGAGGATGCTATGTCAGCCTCACTTCGGAGCTGGCTCGAGCCGCTCAAGGAACTACAACCAGGACGACCGATTGTTGATAGGTTCGTCTATGAACTACAGCCTGACTTTGACCCCAATCAATTCAATCAATTCGACCGCAATCAACCTGAAGACGTGGACAGAATAAGAGAGATATTGAGAGAGGAATTCGGAGACATCGATCTGCGGGTGACTTTCGAGTGCACACTAGCCCCCACATCCTTTGCTCGGATAGGGGAGCTTTTCCCACCTATGGTAGTCATGCGAATGGGGACGACAGAAGTTACGCCTATGATGCTCGCTGTCCTTACCCATGAGTTTGGGCATGCCTTCGGTTTGCTTGATACTTATGTTGTTCATCCTGACGCTCTGCCTAGTCTAGGTGGGTTGAAGCAGACAATAGGCACGCAGCCAGCATCAGTGATGGCAGCATTGCTTGACGATAACCCGCTAACCATCGGCGAAGACGACAAGCGTGGCATCATCTGGCTTTATAAATACCATCATGAAAACCTTGCTCCAGGTGATTGTTTCTTTGATGACTACGTTTCTGTAGAGTACGGAAGAACGACAGGTGGTTGCGAGCCCAGATACCCGTTTATCTTTGAGACCAAACACAATCCTCCTGAATATGCACTGCAATTACTTGAGGATGACCCCGCCATTGACATCAATGCACAGGATGTAGGTGGAATGACTGCGCTGCACTATGCTGTCATGTATGAAAAGGTGGAGATCGTCCAAGCCTTACTCGCTCATGAGGACATCAAGCCCTCACTCAAGAACAAACAAGGTCAGATACCTCTCGACACCGCACATGCAGCTAATCATATCGCCATTATCAACATGTTTCCCAAAAACAAGCAAGACCATACACCCCTCGACGTTGCACCTGGAACTAATCTCACAACGACCTGGGGAGCAATGAAGCAGCAATGA